The genomic DNA CGCGCGCCATACGCGCCCTTAACCGTCCCGATGCGGAGAGCATCCCCGTGATCGCCATGACCGCCAACGCCTTCGCGGAAGACGTTCATGCGGCGATGGAGGCGGGCATGAACGCGCACGTCGCAAAGCCCGTCGATCTCGATGTTCTGCGCGCGGCGCTTGAAAAGACGCTCTCTGCAAAGGAAGGTTGAAATGAAACAGCATACCATGATCTCGGGTTACGAATACGACGCGTTGATGAGTTCTTTGCGGGTGAGCGTCAGCAAACATCTTTTGGATGAATTTTATACGCTGATATGGGCCAACGATTACTACTATGATCTGATCGGATATACAAAAGAGGAATACGAAGAAAAATTCGAAAACAATCCGCAGAAATATTACGCGAGCCACGGACTTTTAAGCGAACTCGGAAAGATCGCCGCCGTGGTTTCGCGCGCAGTTTCAGAGGGCAAGGGCGGGTATTCGTTGGATACGCGCATGCCCGTCAAGGGAGGCGGATTTCTTTGGATCCGCATGGCGGGCACGTTTACAGACGAATACGTTGACGGCAAACAGGTTTCCTATACCGTCATGAGCGATATCGACGATCTGGTGCGCATACAGACCGACCAATCTATCACGTACAACAATATCCCAGGTTTCGTCGCCAAGTTTTTGGTCTCCCGCGGCAAGCGGCTGAAGATCGTCTACGCCAACGACCAATTTCGTGAATTTTTCGGTTCGGACGGGATTTTGGACGATGCTAACGAAATGTTCCGACTGAATATGGAAAAAAACGCCGAAGTGCTCGAAAACCTTTGGGAGGATATACGGCAGACCAAACCTCTGCATTTTCTCACACAACTGCAAAACCGCAGAGGGCAGACGCTTTGGATGCAGGTGAGCGGGGAATGCGTGGAAACGCTGGCGGACGGCTGCGTGTATCTTTTGATCTATATCGACGTGACCGACGTGACGGGACTTAAAGAGATCCAGAAAAAACTGGAAGCCGCGCTGGACGCCGCGGAAAAAGCCAACCGCGCCAAGACGATCTTTCTCTCGCATATGTCGCACGATATCCGCACGCCCATCAACGGCGTTCTGGGCATGACGGACATCGCGCTCCGCAATATCGACGACAGAGAGCGCCTCGTCGATTGCCTCAAAAAGATCGATTCTTCCTCCCATCATCTTCTCTCGCTCATCAACGACGTGCTGGACATGAGCCGCATCGAGAGCGGCAAAGTCGTCATCGAGGATAAGCCGTTTTATGTTTCCGTCCTTCTCGACGGCTGTTACAGCGTCGTCGCGGGGCAGGCGATCCAAAAAAATATCCGAATCGAAACGGATTTCAGCCCGATCGAGGCGGATGTGCTGGAGGGCGACGAGATACGCCTTAGACAAATTCTCATCAATATTTTGGGCAACGCCGTCAAATTCACGCCGGAAGGCGGGCAGATTTTCTTTTCCGCCTCAACCGTTTCGGAAAATGAGCGCGAAGCATCGCTCACCGTGTGCGTGCGCGATACGGGCGTCGGGATGAGCCCCGAATATCAGGAGCGGATCTTCGAGCCGTTCTCGCAGGAAACCGCAAGCGGGCGCAGCGAGTACCAGGGCACGGGGCTGGGCATGGCGATCGTCAAGCAACTTCTGGATATCATGGGCGGCAAAATTTCTTTAAAAAGCGCACCGGGAAAGGGGAGCGAGTTTACCGTGCGCTTCGTTCTTCCCTTCGGCAATGCGGAGAAACTCGAAAAAAGCAAGAGTTCGGAAGAGATCGATCTGTCCGGACTGCGCGTATTGATCGCGGAAGACAATGAAATGAATATGGAGATCGCCCGATATATACTGGAAAGCGGTTTTGCAGAGGTCACGCCCGTTTTCGACGGCAAAGCGGCGCTGGAACTTTTCAAAGAAAAGCCCGCGGGTACGTTCGACGTGATCCTGATGGACGTGATGATGCCCGTCATGGACGGATTGCAGGCGACGCGCGCCATCCGCGCATGCGGAAAGCCCGACGCGAAGAAAATTCCCATCCTTGCGATGACCGCCAACGCCTATGCGGAAGACAGACAGGCGGCGCTGGATGCGGGCATGGACCGCCACCTCGCCAAGCCCGTCGAACGCGAAGATCTCTTGCGCGCCCTTTCGGACGTGACGAAAAATTCGAGGTAATATAAAAAAAGACGCCTGACGGGCGTCTTTTTTATGGTAAATGCCGCGTAAAAGTCATTGAACCGTCTGCTTGCGTAGTATAATGGAATCGGGAAAGGGAGAAACTTTACAAATAGAGCGGACTTGTCTGGCTTTCGGCAGCAACGACGTTTGCGCGGAAAAAACCCGTTGACACGGGCCGTACGAGCGTGTTACAATAATCGTAATCCAAAAATTTGAAGGAATCTTATGAAGATCGGAATTTTAACGAGCGGAGGCGATTGCCCCGGGCTGAACGCGGTCATCCGCGCCATCGGGCTGTATGCCCTCAATAACATGGAAAACGTCGAGATCGTCGGCATTCCGGAAGGGTACGGCGGGCTCATCCGCGGCGAGTGCCGCCCTTTGCGGAGACAAGATTTTTCCGACATACTCGATCGCGGCGGCACCATTCTGGGAACTTCCCGCCAGCCCTATAAATTGATGACGGTGGAAGAAAACGGCGAAACGCGATTGCAGGAAATGTGTTCCAACTATCAAAAGATGGGACTGGACTGCCTGTTCACGCTGGGCGGGGCGGGCACGCACAAGACGGCGGCGCTCTTGTGCGCCGAGGGCTGCAACGTCATCGGGCTGCCCAAGACCATCGACAACGACATTTACGGCACCGACGTCACGTTCGGCTTTCAGACGGCGGCGGAGATCGCTGCGGAGAGCATCGACCGCATCCGCACCACGGCGGCGGGACACGGAAGGACGATGCTCGTGGAGATCATGGGCAACAAGGCGGGCTGGCTCGCCCTGCACGCAGGGCTCGCCGCGGGCGCGGATATGATCCTCATTCCCGAAATTCCCTTTTCGCTGGACGCCGTATGCGAATTCGTGCAAAAGAGCGGGGAAAGAAAAGGGGCGTCCGACTGGGAGCGGCCCTACAATATCATCGCGGTGGCGGAGGGCGCCGTTCTCGATTCGGAGGCGGCGTATAAAAAGAAAGACCGCGCATTTGCGCGCATCGAGCGGGGCGAAAGCACGGTGACGCAGCACCTTGCGGAAATCGTCGAAGAACGAACGGGCGTGGAAACGCGCACGAGCGTTTTAGGTTATCTGCAGCGCGGCGGCACGCCCTGCGCCTACGACAGGCTGCTATCTTCCCGCCTTGGTGCCTTTGCGGCCGATCTTGCCGCAAAGGGCGTATTCGGCGTGAGCGTCGCCGTGTCGGGGAACCGCATCGTCTACAACGCCCTGGCGGAGATCGCGGGACGCTACAAACTCGTGGAGCCCGACGGCGAACTCGTGCGCTTTGCAAAGAGCATCGGCATTCGCTTCGGCGACGCGCAAAAGATTTCATAACGGAGAAGGATTTTATGAAATATTCCATCATTGATATCAGTTCGAGCAGCCTTTCCATGATCGTCGCGGAGATCGACGGCGCAAAAGCGGAGATCGTATTCAAAGACCGTGTCCCTCTCTTTCTTTTTCCGCATTTCGACGGAAAAAATCTGTCCGAGCACGGGCTGAACAAACTGACGGGCGAGCTGAAAGAATTTCAGCAAAAGTGCGCGCAGTTTCATGCGGAGCGCTGTTACGTTATTTCCACGGCGGCGCTGCGCCTCATTGAAAATTTCAACGAGGTGCAAAAGACGGTGGAAGAAAAACTCGGCCTGCCCGTCAATTTTCTCGACGGCGCCACCGAGGCGTACTGCGATCTGGCTGCGAACGCCTATTATCAGACATACGAGCGCGCGGTGCTTGTAGACCTCGGCGGCAAGAGCATCGAGATCTGCGATTTTTCCAAGAACGCGAAAGAGGAGATGGCGTATCTCGATTTCGGGCTTCTGGATCTCAACCGCAAATTCGTGAAAAAGTTGCAGCCCGACGAAAACGAGGCGAAAGAGATCAAAAAATATATCAAGGGCCGTTTCGACGAGGCGGGCATTCCCAAAAAGGGCGCCTTTTCCACCGTCGTTCTGGTGGGCGCGACCAACTGCGCCGTCTACGACGTGTACGCCGATTACGCGAAGTGTTCCCGTGAGGAAGAGAGCAAGATCATCGACCGCAAAACGTTCAAAAATCTGACCAAAAATTTGCTTGTCGGCGCCGACCGTTCCAGCCTCATTCTCAACAACGCGCCGGAAAAACTCTTTCTCATCGGGCCCGCGGCGATCGTTCTGCGCAATCTCTTCAAACGGTTCGACGCGGACAATATCGTGGTGAGCGAGCGCGGCGTCAAGGAAGGATATTTACAACTGATCCTCGACGGGAAAGAGTCGGGAAGATATTATGATTTTACGAGCGATCGGATCTGCGGCGGCGAAAAAAAGCGTCGCGGCCGCCCGAAAAAGACCGCCGATACGGAAGGGGAACAAAAAGGGAGTGAGTAAAAGGTGACCGAAAAGACGAGAAGCCGATTTATCAACGATATTTACGTCAACCGCGAATACAGTTGGCTGCTGTTCGACAAGCGCGTTTTGGAGCAATCGCAGGATCTTTCGAATCCGCTGTTGGAGCGGTGCAAATTTTTATCCATATTCAGTTCTAATCTGGACGAATTTTTTATGGTGCGCGTCGGGAGTTTATACAACGAGAGCCTGTCCGACGCCCAGGCGCGCGACAATAAGACGCAACTGACCGCCGCAAAGCAGTTGGAGGGCGTGTGCGAGACGGTCAGAGATCTGTACGCCGAGCGCGCCGTGTGCTATTTTCGGCTCAAAAAGGAACTTTCCAAGTACGGCGTGCGCATTCTGCGCGCGGACGAGTTGACGCCGCGCCAGAAGGAGGAGGCGAGAACTGTGTTCATGACGCACGTTCTGCCCCTTTTGTCGCTGATGGTGCTGGATGCGAAACACCCGCTGATGCAGTTCGAAAACATGAAAAACTATATGTTGTACGATCTCGAACGGGACGGGCGGCGCATGGTGGGCGTGATGGCGTTCAACGCCGCGCTCGACAGGCTGTACCGTATCGGCGGGGGCGAAAAGGCGCGCCTCGTGCCGCTCGAAGAACTCGTGCGCGCGTTCGGGCACAATGCCTTTACCGGTTACACCGCGGGCGGCAGAATGATGATGCGCGTCACGCGCAACGCCGATTTCGACACGAATATCGACGATTCCGACGTCGAGCGCGATTTTTCCGAGATCATGAAAAAAAAGGTGGAGTCGCGCGCCCGCCTCAACGTGGTGCGGCTGGAAATCGACAGAGAAGACGAAAAACTCAAAGAATTCGTTTTGAAACTTCTGAAACTGCATCCCCGTTTCTGCTTTTGTGACGAGCGGTTTTTCGACTATAAATTCATGTTTTCGCTGGATAAATATCTGCCGCCCGAACGCAGCCTTCCCCTCAAATATCCGCCCTTCAAGGGCGCCGTCGCCAAGGAACTTTGCGGCGCGCCCTCGCTCATCGAAACGGTATTCCGCCGCGACGTGTTTTTATCCTATCCCTACGACAGCATGACGCCTCTCGTCGATCTGTTGGAGGAATGCGCCCTCGACAAACGGGTGACATCCATCAAGATCACCATATATCGACTGGCGCACCATTCGCGCATTGCCGAACTTTTGTGCAAGGCGAGCGAAAACGGCAAGCAGGTGACCGTAGTCATCGAACTGTGCGCCCGTTTCGACGAAGAAAACAATATGTATTTCGCGGGCAAATTGCAGGAGGCGGGCTGCACCATCATATACGGCATGGAAAACTACAAGGTGCATTCCAAGATCGTTTCGGTCGTGCTCAAAGAGGGGGAACAGATCCGCTATATCACGCACCTCGGCACGGGCAACTACAACGAATCGACGAGCAAACAGTACACCGATCTCAACATCATCACCGCGGACGAAAAGATCGGCGAGGACGCGGCGGCGTTTTTCCGCAACATAGCCATCTGCAACACCGAGTTTACGTATAACCGCCTTCTGGTCGCGCCCGAAACGCTGAAAAGCGGGCTGACCGCGCTCATCGACCGCGAGATCGAAAAGGCGAAGGCGGGAGGCGAAGGCGCCATCCTCTGCAAGATGAACAGCCTGACCGACAAGACCATGATCGACAAGTTTGCCGAGGCGAGTTGCGCGGGGGTGAAGATAGACCTCATTATCCGCGGCATATGCTGTCTGCTTCCGGGTATTCCGCAAAAGACGGATAATATCCGCGTGATCAGTATCGTGGGGCGGTTTCTGGAACATTCGCGCGTCTATTCCTTCGGCAAGGGCGAAGATCGCACGACGTACATTTCCAGCGCGGATCTGATGACGCGCAATACCGATAAGCGCGTAGAGATCGCCGCGCCCGTGCTCGACCGTCAGATCGCCGACAAGATCGAAAAAATCCTCAGGATCATGCTGGCGGACAACGTCAAGGCGAAAAAACTTTGCCCCGATGGGAGATACCGCAAAGTGGAAACGCTGGGCGAGACCATCGACGCGCAGAGTTACTTTTTAAAAAATCCGCTGTAAAGGCGGGAAAGACGGCGGGAATACCCGCCGTCTTTCGTTTTATTGACAACCCGTGCCGATTGTGCTATAATCGGTCTGAATAAAAAATTTGGAAAGATTGGTAAATATGTTTAAAGCGGACGATTACAGACTGAAGATCAAGGCGCTGGGCGCCACGTTGGAAGAAACTGCCGAGGCGTTGGATATCGGGGGGCTTACTTCGCAACTTGCCGCGCTCAAAACCGAGCAGGAAGATCCCGAAGTTTGGCAGGATCTGGAAAGATCCAAAAAAATAGGGCGCGAAGTTTCGTCCGTGGAATCCAAGATCGCCTCCTACGAAAAGAGCAAAAAGGCCGTCGACGACGTGAACGAAGTCATCGACCTCGTCGAAGAAACGGGCGAAGAGGAACTTGTGGCGGAACTGGACGGCCTGATCGCCGCCGCCGAGTCGGACATTGAGGAATTGCGTATCCGCGCCCTTCTCCGCGGCAAATACGACAACTATAACGCGCTTTTAACGCTGCATTCGGGTGCGGGCGGCACGGAAAGTTGCGACTGGGTATCCATGCTTTACCGTATGTATTGCCGTTATGCCGAAAAGAACGGTTTCAAGGTCGTGGAACTCGACCGTCTGGACGGCGACGAGGCGGGCATCAAGAGCGTGGATTTCAAGATCGAGGGCGAAAACGCCTACGGCTATCTGAAAGCGGAAAAGGGCGTGCACCGCCTTGTTCGTATTTCCCCGTTCGACGCGAACAAGCGCCGCCATACCTCGTTCGCCTCGCTGGAAGTCATGCCCGAGATCGAGGACGACGGCGACGTGGAGATCCGTGCGGAAGATCTCAAAGTAACCACCTTCCGCTCGTCGGGCGCGGGCGGCCAGCACGTCAACAAGACGGAATCCGCCATCCGCATCCAACACATTCCTTCGGGCATCGTCGTTTCCTGCCAGAACGAGCGTTCGCAGATCCAGAACCGCGAAATGGCGATGAAGATGCTCAGAAGCAAACTCATCGAACTTCGCGAGAGCGAGCGCATGGAAAAGGAACAGAACATCAAGGGCGAGATCAAAAAGATCGAGTGGGGCAGTCAGATCAGAAGTTACGTATTCTGTCCGTACACGCTCGTCAAAGACCATCGCACGGGCTGCGAATCGGGCAACATTTCCGCGGTGATGGACGGCGATATCGAACAATTCATCGTGGATTATCTGAAGAAGAGTTGATATGAAAACACATTATTTTTCCAACTTCCGCCGCGGCGCGCAAACCGCGCTTTCGCTCGTTTTGGGCGGAATGTTTCTGATCCTCGGAACGGTGGAACTTCTCTATCTCAATAAAATATGGGGCGCCGTATTCGTCGCCGTCGGCGCGCTCGTCGTACTCGTTCCGCAGTTCACCATCCATGCTGGCTACACGTACAGAGAGGGTGTCATCCGCGTGAATAAGGGCTTTTTCTCGGTGAGCGAAATGAAAGCGGCGGAGATTCCCGTACTGCTTATCACCGTGTACGACGCCTATAAACAGTGGAAGGGGTTCAAACCCGTCTATACGACGGTGAACGGCGAACGGAAGATCGTGCCCGCGCTTTTATTGCTCGGCGGCGTGAAAGAGCGCGATCTGGAACTGTGCGATACCCGCTGCAACGCGAAAATCTGCTGTAAAGAAACGCTCAAAGGGGAAATGTTTTTGAATTTCCGCTTTCTCGAACAAATTTTAAACGCGGGATTCGCGGGTAAAATTTATATCAACGAACCCGTATATCTTTCCTATCAGGCGCAGTTCGACGCGCTCTTAAGCGAAGAAAACAAGGATAACACCGTGGTGTTCCGCCGCACGGGCGGGAACGCGGGACAAAAATAAATGCGGCGCACGCCGCATTTTGCATGCCCGCAAGGGCGGAGGTCTGCATGACGTATTCGGAAAAAACCGCGCGCGTTTCTTTGAAGGACGCGCCGCTCATACTCGGCATCGAAAGTTCGTGCGACGAAACGGCGGCGGCGATCGTCCGCGGACGCACGCTTCTGTCCGACGAGATCATCTCTTCCGCTTCCGTACAGGCGGAATACGGCGGCGTCGTGCCCGAGATCGCCTCCCGCGCGCATACCGAGGCGATCGACGAAGTCGTGCGCCGCGCGCTCAAAAACGCGGGCGTATCGCTCGGCGAAGTGGACGCGGTCGCGGTCACCTACGGAGCGGGACTGATGGGTGCGCTTCTCGTGGGGCTGTCCTTTGCCAAGTCGCTCGCCTTTACGCTTGGGGTGCCGCTTCTGGGCGTCAACCATATCCGCGGTCACATGGCGGCGGCGTATCTCGCCGATCCCGCGCTCGAACCGCCCTTCGTCACCCTGCTCGCGAGCGGCGGTCACACCGCGATCCTGTACACGCAGTCATACGATTCCTTTACCATTTTAGGCTCTACCCGCGACGATGCGGCGGGCGAGGCGTTCGACAAGGCGGCGCGCGTTCTGGGACTGCCTTATCCCGGCGGGCCGAATATCGAAAGGCTGGCGCGGGAAGGGGAGAACAATATCGTCTTTCCCAAAATGCTGAAAGGCGAGAGCGGCTACGAATTTTCTTACAGCGGTTTAAAGACCGCCGTCATCAACTATTGCCACACCAAAGAGCAGAAGGGCGAACCTATATGCCGCGCCGACGTGGCGGCGTCCTTTCAGGCGAGCGCGGTGAACGTTCTCGTGGAGCGCGCCGTGCGCGCGGCTAAGGAATATAAGGTGAACACGATCGCCGCGGGCGGCGGCGTCGTCGCCAACGGATATCTCAGAGAACGGCTGCAAAGCGCCTGCGGCGAGGCGGGGCTGAAACTGATCCTGCCCGAAAAGCGCTATTGCACGGATAACGCCGCCATGATCGCGGCGGAAGGGCTCGTACAGTATCGGCGGCGGAATTTTGCGCCTCTCTCCCTCAACGCGGCGGCGCATATCCCGCTCGGCAAAAAAGGAAAACAATAATACGTAAAAAGCGCGGAACGAAAATTCGTTCCGCGCTTTTTTTGCGATGAAGGTATAAATCCGAAAATATCTGACGATAAAGGAGAGGACAAATCCATCGGGAGAACACAGAAAATGCTTAAAAAACGACTGGCGGTGTTCGCGCTCGCCGCAATGTGCCTCATGCTCGCGGCGCTGCCGCAGATTATGAATAAATCCCTGCTCTTCAAAAAAGGTACGAGTTATACCCTCTATGCGGGCAGCGTCAGTTCCAACGCGCGGATGATCGTGTGCGGCGAGGGGAAGGAATTTTTGACCAAACTCTTTACCAGAGAGGTCACGGGCGAAAGCGCCGCCTATGCCGACAAAGGCGCGGCTTTTTTCGAAGCGGAGCGGCTCGAAACCCGCTTTCTCATCGAGGAGAGCGCGGCGGGCGTCACCAATTATTACGGCTATTCCCCCCGCCTTTCGGGCGGCGTAACGCTCTTTGGCGAGCGGATCAACGTACACGTCGCCGTTTCCGAACGCGGCTCCGCCATCGGCAGTCCGCTCATCTTCGGCGGATATTAAAAAAAATTTTGCGGATCGCGTATAAATAAAAAATTTGTGTCAACAATCTACCTATCAAAAATTTTTCGGAGGAATGTTATGAAAGAAAAAAAGACAACCGACGCAGCGGTGAAAAAAAGAAACCTTTACTTTATCATCATTGCGGTCTGCGTGCTTTTGCTCGCGGCGGTGACTGTATTTACCGTTTTGATCGCGACGGACCGTCCCGGTACCAGTATCGATAATCCCGGCGGAAACGGCGGCGAAGAACCCGGACCCGGTCCCGACGAGCCTACGGATACGGAGATCGTATTCTCCATGCCTGTCGCGAACGCCACGGTCAAGACGACCTATTCGTTCTGGTATAATTCGACGCTCAACAAGTATTGCCTGCATACGGGCATCGACTTTGCGGCGGAAGCGGGCACCAAGGTGTGCGCTGCGTACGGCGGCAAGATCGAGAGCATCACGGACGATCTTCTGGAAGGCGGCAAGATCGTGATCGACCACGGCGACGGGTTGAAGACCGTCTATTCGTCCATCGACGTCAACTCTTCCATGAAAGTGGGCGCGAGCGTCAGCGCGGGCGATCAGATCGGCACCGTTTCGGCAACGACGGACGTAATGGGCAAGGAATACAACGAGGGTTCGCACCTTCATTTCGAAACGATGGAAAACGACCAGT from Candidatus Borkfalkia ceftriaxoniphila includes the following:
- the tsaD gene encoding tRNA (adenosine(37)-N6)-threonylcarbamoyltransferase complex transferase subunit TsaD, producing the protein MTYSEKTARVSLKDAPLILGIESSCDETAAAIVRGRTLLSDEIISSASVQAEYGGVVPEIASRAHTEAIDEVVRRALKNAGVSLGEVDAVAVTYGAGLMGALLVGLSFAKSLAFTLGVPLLGVNHIRGHMAAAYLADPALEPPFVTLLASGGHTAILYTQSYDSFTILGSTRDDAAGEAFDKAARVLGLPYPGGPNIERLAREGENNIVFPKMLKGESGYEFSYSGLKTAVINYCHTKEQKGEPICRADVAASFQASAVNVLVERAVRAAKEYKVNTIAAGGGVVANGYLRERLQSACGEAGLKLILPEKRYCTDNAAMIAAEGLVQYRRRNFAPLSLNAAAHIPLGKKGKQ
- a CDS encoding Ppx/GppA phosphatase family protein → MKYSIIDISSSSLSMIVAEIDGAKAEIVFKDRVPLFLFPHFDGKNLSEHGLNKLTGELKEFQQKCAQFHAERCYVISTAALRLIENFNEVQKTVEEKLGLPVNFLDGATEAYCDLAANAYYQTYERAVLVDLGGKSIEICDFSKNAKEEMAYLDFGLLDLNRKFVKKLQPDENEAKEIKKYIKGRFDEAGIPKKGAFSTVVLVGATNCAVYDVYADYAKCSREEESKIIDRKTFKNLTKNLLVGADRSSLILNNAPEKLFLIGPAAIVLRNLFKRFDADNIVVSERGVKEGYLQLILDGKESGRYYDFTSDRICGGEKKRRGRPKKTADTEGEQKGSE
- a CDS encoding PAS domain-containing hybrid sensor histidine kinase/response regulator, with the protein product MKQHTMISGYEYDALMSSLRVSVSKHLLDEFYTLIWANDYYYDLIGYTKEEYEEKFENNPQKYYASHGLLSELGKIAAVVSRAVSEGKGGYSLDTRMPVKGGGFLWIRMAGTFTDEYVDGKQVSYTVMSDIDDLVRIQTDQSITYNNIPGFVAKFLVSRGKRLKIVYANDQFREFFGSDGILDDANEMFRLNMEKNAEVLENLWEDIRQTKPLHFLTQLQNRRGQTLWMQVSGECVETLADGCVYLLIYIDVTDVTGLKEIQKKLEAALDAAEKANRAKTIFLSHMSHDIRTPINGVLGMTDIALRNIDDRERLVDCLKKIDSSSHHLLSLINDVLDMSRIESGKVVIEDKPFYVSVLLDGCYSVVAGQAIQKNIRIETDFSPIEADVLEGDEIRLRQILINILGNAVKFTPEGGQIFFSASTVSENEREASLTVCVRDTGVGMSPEYQERIFEPFSQETASGRSEYQGTGLGMAIVKQLLDIMGGKISLKSAPGKGSEFTVRFVLPFGNAEKLEKSKSSEEIDLSGLRVLIAEDNEMNMEIARYILESGFAEVTPVFDGKAALELFKEKPAGTFDVILMDVMMPVMDGLQATRAIRACGKPDAKKIPILAMTANAYAEDRQAALDAGMDRHLAKPVEREDLLRALSDVTKNSR
- a CDS encoding 6-phosphofructokinase; the encoded protein is MKIGILTSGGDCPGLNAVIRAIGLYALNNMENVEIVGIPEGYGGLIRGECRPLRRQDFSDILDRGGTILGTSRQPYKLMTVEENGETRLQEMCSNYQKMGLDCLFTLGGAGTHKTAALLCAEGCNVIGLPKTIDNDIYGTDVTFGFQTAAEIAAESIDRIRTTAAGHGRTMLVEIMGNKAGWLALHAGLAAGADMILIPEIPFSLDAVCEFVQKSGERKGASDWERPYNIIAVAEGAVLDSEAAYKKKDRAFARIERGESTVTQHLAEIVEERTGVETRTSVLGYLQRGGTPCAYDRLLSSRLGAFAADLAAKGVFGVSVAVSGNRIVYNALAEIAGRYKLVEPDGELVRFAKSIGIRFGDAQKIS
- a CDS encoding M23 family metallopeptidase, yielding MKEKKTTDAAVKKRNLYFIIIAVCVLLLAAVTVFTVLIATDRPGTSIDNPGGNGGEEPGPGPDEPTDTEIVFSMPVANATVKTTYSFWYNSTLNKYCLHTGIDFAAEAGTKVCAAYGGKIESITDDLLEGGKIVIDHGDGLKTVYSSIDVNSSMKVGASVSAGDQIGTVSATTDVMGKEYNEGSHLHFETMENDQFINPTAYLDIEEK
- the prfB gene encoding peptide chain release factor 2; translation: MFKADDYRLKIKALGATLEETAEALDIGGLTSQLAALKTEQEDPEVWQDLERSKKIGREVSSVESKIASYEKSKKAVDDVNEVIDLVEETGEEELVAELDGLIAAAESDIEELRIRALLRGKYDNYNALLTLHSGAGGTESCDWVSMLYRMYCRYAEKNGFKVVELDRLDGDEAGIKSVDFKIEGENAYGYLKAEKGVHRLVRISPFDANKRRHTSFASLEVMPEIEDDGDVEIRAEDLKVTTFRSSGAGGQHVNKTESAIRIQHIPSGIVVSCQNERSQIQNREMAMKMLRSKLIELRESERMEKEQNIKGEIKKIEWGSQIRSYVFCPYTLVKDHRTGCESGNISAVMDGDIEQFIVDYLKKS
- the ppk1 gene encoding polyphosphate kinase 1, which produces MTEKTRSRFINDIYVNREYSWLLFDKRVLEQSQDLSNPLLERCKFLSIFSSNLDEFFMVRVGSLYNESLSDAQARDNKTQLTAAKQLEGVCETVRDLYAERAVCYFRLKKELSKYGVRILRADELTPRQKEEARTVFMTHVLPLLSLMVLDAKHPLMQFENMKNYMLYDLERDGRRMVGVMAFNAALDRLYRIGGGEKARLVPLEELVRAFGHNAFTGYTAGGRMMMRVTRNADFDTNIDDSDVERDFSEIMKKKVESRARLNVVRLEIDREDEKLKEFVLKLLKLHPRFCFCDERFFDYKFMFSLDKYLPPERSLPLKYPPFKGAVAKELCGAPSLIETVFRRDVFLSYPYDSMTPLVDLLEECALDKRVTSIKITIYRLAHHSRIAELLCKASENGKQVTVVIELCARFDEENNMYFAGKLQEAGCTIIYGMENYKVHSKIVSVVLKEGEQIRYITHLGTGNYNESTSKQYTDLNIITADEKIGEDAAAFFRNIAICNTEFTYNRLLVAPETLKSGLTALIDREIEKAKAGGEGAILCKMNSLTDKTMIDKFAEASCAGVKIDLIIRGICCLLPGIPQKTDNIRVISIVGRFLEHSRVYSFGKGEDRTTYISSADLMTRNTDKRVEIAAPVLDRQIADKIEKILRIMLADNVKAKKLCPDGRYRKVETLGETIDAQSYFLKNPL